One part of the Candidatus Methylomirabilota bacterium genome encodes these proteins:
- a CDS encoding ABC transporter substrate-binding protein, producing MRRAVWLLAVGLAVATAAGTGAAEPKRVKVGVLKLTSSTPIFVGVEKGFFRDAGVEPELVYFQAAQPVAVAIASGDLEVGATGLTAGLYNIVAGGEKLWVVADKGREWAGYPLTALVVQKGGPIQSVKDLRGKKVGITQLGSTFHYMLGNLVEREGLALGDVEPAPLRTLGAMAEALEGKRVDAILIPQPFAGTAVEKGFGRILFWVGDRLPYQVAAIFYSHRFAQDRERAVAFMKGYLRASRHYFDTVLAVKDGKPAPGPGYDEVVAITARYTEARPEIIRVGFPYQDRDGRLDVTDIGRQLAWYHKTGMITRSLASRDLVDGSFLEEALRALPR from the coding sequence GTGCGCCGCGCGGTATGGCTCCTGGCCGTCGGGCTCGCGGTGGCCACTGCCGCCGGGACCGGTGCCGCCGAGCCCAAGCGGGTCAAGGTCGGCGTCCTCAAGCTCACGTCGTCCACCCCGATCTTCGTCGGCGTCGAGAAGGGCTTCTTCCGCGACGCCGGTGTGGAGCCCGAGCTCGTCTACTTCCAGGCCGCCCAGCCGGTCGCGGTCGCCATCGCCTCCGGCGACCTCGAGGTGGGCGCGACCGGCCTCACCGCCGGGCTCTACAACATCGTGGCGGGCGGCGAGAAGCTGTGGGTGGTGGCGGACAAGGGACGGGAGTGGGCTGGCTATCCTCTGACGGCGCTCGTCGTTCAGAAGGGCGGACCCATCCAGTCGGTGAAGGACCTGCGGGGGAAGAAGGTCGGGATCACCCAGCTCGGCTCTACCTTCCACTACATGCTCGGAAACCTGGTCGAGCGGGAGGGGCTTGCCCTGGGTGACGTCGAGCCCGCGCCGCTCCGGACGCTCGGCGCCATGGCCGAGGCGCTCGAGGGGAAGCGCGTGGACGCCATCCTGATTCCGCAGCCGTTCGCCGGAACTGCGGTGGAGAAGGGGTTCGGCCGGATCCTGTTCTGGGTCGGGGACAGGCTCCCGTACCAGGTGGCGGCGATCTTCTACTCCCACAGGTTCGCCCAGGACCGGGAGCGGGCGGTGGCCTTCATGAAAGGCTACCTGCGCGCCTCGCGTCATTACTTCGACACCGTGCTCGCCGTCAAGGACGGCAAGCCGGCTCCCGGACCCGGCTATGACGAGGTGGTGGCCATCACAGCCAGGTACACCGAGGCCAGGCCTGAGATCATTCGCGTCGGCTTTCCCTATCAGGACCGCGACGGCCGGCTCGACGTGACCGACATCGGGCGACAGCTCGCCTGGTATCACAAGACCGGGATGATCACCCGGAGCCTCGCCTCCCGCGACCTCGTCGATGGCTCCTTCCTGGAGGAAGCGCTCCGGGCGCTTCCCCGCTGA
- the ndk gene encoding nucleoside-diphosphate kinase: MAVERTLVIVKPDAVRKGVAGQVIARLEAARLRILAIRMVHLTVGQAEGFYAVHRTRPFFGSLTRFMSDGSCIAMVLEGESAIARVRELMGATNPAQAAPGTIRKDFAESIEANAVHGSDSPDSAAFEIPYFFPGLDLHGR; encoded by the coding sequence ATGGCCGTCGAGCGGACGCTGGTCATCGTCAAGCCGGACGCCGTTCGTAAGGGCGTGGCCGGTCAGGTCATCGCCCGCCTCGAGGCGGCCCGGCTCCGGATCCTGGCCATCCGGATGGTTCATCTGACGGTGGGCCAGGCCGAGGGGTTCTACGCGGTCCATCGGACGCGCCCGTTCTTCGGGAGCTTGACCCGGTTCATGAGCGACGGATCCTGCATCGCGATGGTGCTGGAGGGGGAGAGCGCCATCGCGCGTGTCCGCGAGCTGATGGGTGCCACCAACCCGGCCCAGGCGGCGCCGGGCACCATCCGGAAGGACTTCGCCGAGTCGATCGAGGCGAATGCGGTCCACGGCTCGGATTCGCCGGATTCGGCGGCGTTCGAGATCCCCTACTTCTTCCCCGGCCTCGATCTCCACGGGCGTTGA
- the sucD gene encoding succinate--CoA ligase subunit alpha gives MSVLVGRETRLLVQGITGREGSFHAQRCREYGTRVVAGVTPGKGGTTHEGIPVYDTVAAAVEQQQATASLIFVPPAAAADAIMESADAGLELIVCITEGIPTLDMVRAKAFLADRRSRLIGPNCPGLITPGQAKVGIMPGHIHKPGPVGVVSRSGTLTYEAVHQLTGLGIGQSTCVGIGGDPIIGTTFVDVLQLFRDDPETTCVVLIGEIGGTGEEAAAAVVAKGFGKPVVAFICGQTAPPGRRMGHAGAIIAGGKGTAAEKMAALGRAGARVVTSPADIGRTVAQVLGGR, from the coding sequence CGCGAGACGCGCCTGCTCGTCCAGGGGATCACGGGCCGGGAGGGGTCGTTCCACGCCCAGCGCTGCCGCGAGTACGGCACCCGGGTGGTGGCGGGCGTCACTCCCGGCAAGGGCGGCACCACCCACGAGGGCATCCCGGTCTACGACACGGTGGCGGCCGCCGTCGAGCAGCAGCAGGCCACCGCGTCGCTGATCTTCGTCCCGCCGGCCGCCGCCGCCGATGCCATCATGGAGTCCGCCGACGCCGGCCTGGAGCTGATCGTCTGCATCACCGAAGGGATCCCGACCCTCGACATGGTCCGGGCCAAGGCGTTTCTGGCCGACCGGCGGTCGCGGCTGATCGGTCCGAACTGCCCGGGGCTCATCACGCCGGGCCAGGCCAAGGTCGGCATCATGCCCGGCCACATTCACAAGCCGGGGCCGGTCGGCGTGGTCTCGCGGAGCGGCACGCTCACCTACGAGGCCGTCCACCAGCTCACGGGACTCGGCATCGGGCAGTCCACCTGTGTCGGCATCGGCGGCGACCCCATCATCGGCACCACGTTCGTGGACGTCCTGCAGCTGTTCCGGGACGACCCCGAGACGACGTGCGTCGTGCTGATCGGGGAGATCGGCGGCACCGGCGAGGAAGCCGCCGCCGCCGTGGTCGCCAAGGGCTTCGGGAAGCCCGTGGTCGCGTTCATCTGCGGCCAGACGGCGCCGCCGGGGCGACGCATGGGACACGCCGGCGCCATCATCGCCGGCGGCAAGGGCACCGCGGCCGAGAAGATGGCCGCTCTGGGCCGGGCCGGAGCCCGGGTCGTCACGAGCCCGGCGGACATCGGGCGGACGGTGGCCCAGGTGCTCGGTGGCCGCTGA